In the Candidatus Krumholzibacteriia bacterium genome, one interval contains:
- a CDS encoding ECF-type sigma factor has translation MAHDDLTEVLQRFHSGDRDAHDELLVVLYDELRTLARRRFAAERADHTLQSTALVHEAWIRLVDQTRVQWQNRAHFLAVAAQAMRRILVDHARRTRSEKRGGDSPVLSLTAAEDVALSEDPIDVLDLEQALVELAALHPEHAVIVEMRFFGGMTAREVAAAQGITERTAERRWRFARAWLYRRLAGDEPPSPA, from the coding sequence TTGGCGCACGACGACCTGACCGAAGTCCTGCAACGGTTCCACTCGGGTGACCGTGACGCGCACGACGAACTGCTCGTCGTTCTCTACGACGAGTTGCGCACGTTGGCGCGCCGACGGTTCGCGGCCGAACGCGCCGATCACACGCTGCAGAGCACGGCGTTGGTGCACGAGGCCTGGATCCGGCTCGTCGATCAGACCCGTGTGCAATGGCAGAATCGCGCGCACTTCCTGGCGGTCGCGGCGCAGGCGATGCGACGGATCCTGGTCGACCACGCGCGGCGGACACGGAGCGAGAAGCGCGGCGGGGATTCGCCGGTGCTGTCGTTGACCGCCGCGGAGGATGTCGCGCTCAGCGAGGATCCGATCGACGTGCTCGACCTCGAGCAGGCCCTGGTGGAACTCGCGGCCCTGCACCCCGAGCACGCGGTCATCGTCGAGATGCGCTTCTTCGGCGGCATGACCGCCAGGGAGGTCGCCGCGGCGCAGGGCATCACCGAACGCACGGCCGAACGGCGGTGGCGCTTCGCGCGCGCGTGGCTCTACCGCCGCCTCGCGGGCGACGAGCCGCCGTCACCAGCGTGA
- a CDS encoding choice-of-anchor D domain-containing protein — MISLRSPSPLCVVLLAATLLAPSADAQDMTVRIDGEVVTSPYDFVFADTPVGESASVVVILRNESNQDLVFTEDPPVILGGGFPERFQVVQPALESGNRLSPNGSTAFRIDFVPTFRSANVFTRAFIYTNAAATPFDLGVRGKATAPVLTVSLDGETVDEGTNLDFAPLASGAIARYVFVVGNTGDAPLVFEGEPVVSMVGADAALFTIVQPALESGGVLSPNGSTAFSVRLAEPLSENRTLDATLVMETNDLSGDFAVTISGDVVAGTASSFGALKARF; from the coding sequence ATGATCAGCTTGCGCTCGCCGTCTCCCCTGTGCGTCGTCCTCCTGGCTGCCACGCTGCTCGCCCCTTCCGCCGATGCCCAGGACATGACCGTCCGCATCGACGGCGAGGTGGTCACCAGTCCGTACGACTTCGTGTTCGCCGACACGCCGGTCGGCGAGTCGGCGTCGGTGGTCGTGATCCTCCGCAACGAGAGCAACCAGGACCTCGTGTTCACGGAGGATCCGCCCGTCATCCTCGGCGGCGGCTTCCCTGAACGGTTCCAGGTCGTCCAGCCCGCCCTGGAGAGCGGCAATCGGTTGAGCCCGAACGGGTCGACGGCCTTCCGGATCGACTTCGTGCCCACGTTCCGCTCCGCGAACGTCTTCACGCGGGCCTTCATCTACACCAACGCGGCTGCGACGCCCTTCGACCTCGGTGTACGGGGCAAGGCGACGGCTCCCGTGCTCACGGTCTCGCTCGACGGCGAAACGGTCGACGAAGGCACGAACCTGGACTTCGCTCCGCTCGCCTCAGGAGCGATCGCACGATACGTCTTCGTCGTCGGGAACACGGGCGACGCGCCGCTGGTCTTCGAAGGAGAGCCGGTGGTCTCGATGGTCGGGGCCGACGCCGCTCTGTTCACGATCGTTCAGCCGGCCCTGGAGTCCGGCGGCGTGCTCTCGCCGAACGGGAGCACCGCCTTCTCGGTGCGGCTCGCCGAGCCCCTGAGCGAGAACCGCACGCTCGACGCCACGCTCGTGATGGAGACGAACGACCTTTCCGGTGACTTCGCGGTGACGATCTCCGGAGACGTGGTCGCCGGCACGGCGTCGAGCTTCGGGGCGCTGAAGGCGCGTTTCTGA